A window of Dictyoglomus sp. genomic DNA:
TTCCAGGCTCCACAATAAACGGCTTTAAACCAAAAAGAAAATTTATTGCATCTTCAAAAACAGAAGTTAAAGAGGGGACCACAGAAGAAAGAGCGATCCCCTCAATATGAGATATCTTTATCTTATTTTTTTCTAAGACCCAGCTTAGCTTCATAGCATACTCATAACTTGTAGAAGACTTATCAGTAGAGAAATCTAAGTGTCTTAAGATTTTTTTATCTTTAAATAAAGCAAGATCTATATTGGAATTTCCAATATCTATAGCTAAAATCAGAATTTATCACTCCTTTCCTAGATATCTTCTTAATGCTATAGAGGTAGGAACACAGATAATTACTGCTAAAATAGCTTCAGGTATTCCATGAAGAATACCCACAGAAATCGCTGCTTCTAAAGGAAAAATCTTAAATATCACTGCTAATCCTAAAGTTCCTATTGTATTTGTCATACTACCTAAGAAAGATGCTATAGATAGTGAAAGAATTTTGGGATTTCTATCTTTTATGAATAAAAATAGAAAAATTGATAAAATATAACTTATTCCTGCCCACCAATAGGTTATATTTTTAAAATATTTTACCCCTAACCATAAGAGAATAATGAAAATAAGAAAGGAAAAAATTAAAGTGCTATAAAATTTTACCCTTTCATTTTTTCCTAAAAGTTTATATAAAAAATAAAAGACAACCCCTGCTACAATTCCAATAAATGGTCTTGCAGGTATTAAGACCCAAAAAGGAGCAATATGACTAAAGAAGAAAACAGTAATTATTCCAAATAAAAGTCCAATAATTGCTCCAAATAAAGGACCAAGAACCAGCCCAGAAACAATTGCAGGAATATGCATGATTGTAGCTGCCCCTGCAGGAGTAGGTAGAGGAATAAATCCCCATTGAGTGAAACCGAGAACTAAAGTTATGGCAGTTAGAATACCAGCTAAGGATAAGGTCTTAGGGTTTCTTAAATTAATCATTTTAAAACCTCCTTTCCGGCTCTCCCTTTGGAGATGCCGTTTTTTTAATTTTTAAGTCGACTCCAAACTTATGGTCTCGCTATAGAAGTCTATATGCGAGCCATATACTTTGGTATTATATTATAAAAATTATCTTTTTAAAAGAGGAAGTATGAGGAAAGAATTAGGATTAGTTATATATTACAAGAAAGAAAATAGATACAGTTTTAACGCTCTTTTAGGTGCTCTTGAAACTCAGGATTTTTACAAGCATATTACAATTTATCTTTTTGAAAAAGA
This region includes:
- a CDS encoding ECF transporter S component; its protein translation is MINLRNPKTLSLAGILTAITLVLGFTQWGFIPLPTPAGAATIMHIPAIVSGLVLGPLFGAIIGLLFGIITVFFFSHIAPFWVLIPARPFIGIVAGVVFYFLYKLLGKNERVKFYSTLIFSFLIFIILLWLGVKYFKNITYWWAGISYILSIFLFLFIKDRNPKILSLSIASFLGSMTNTIGTLGLAVIFKIFPLEAAISVGILHGIPEAILAVIICVPTSIALRRYLGKE